From the Ictalurus furcatus strain D&B chromosome 19, Billie_1.0, whole genome shotgun sequence genome, one window contains:
- the LOC128623377 gene encoding PH and SEC7 domain-containing protein 1-like, producing MSSKFMPSVLRNGWTNPEKDEQEDVGRDIQENNSGKKQQVQPSICNNRETYLRGQILGRNLYYQEAYRCPEIIRQLNKDLELAEITVNSYVRYFKFGSMSLIEALRSFLKVLWAEDKPDIQHLLITHFCRWYLQCTGQTLDLQPDLYYMSWAIITLNADINGDHKARKRTCKDFIRYLCSVDCFSQYDLKQWKNVYESIKTKPLKMFRVIARWDTASKKEISKPEDSGCNSSFETKTNPTTTIYKKGSLIRKRVMDENGSKPKIGQRAWKPFTAVLQGMVLHLQKHTSKFCKADNKNAIRLHHAVAYPVDYKKRPHALCLRTADSRLFYFQAESEVEQTSWVAMINRIAARYSAPPFTSASHDEANYPLVLPSFPTTLTLEEQLESHKDQLKRVSEPTDPTLSLRDGTSDDMEQEVKRYTTYVRALQELTAEKCF from the coding sequence ATGTCCAGTAAATTTATGCCATCAGTGCTGAGAAATGGTTGGACAAACCCAGAGAAAGATGAACAGGAAGATGTCGGGAGAGACATCCAGGAGAACAACTCTGGTAAAAAGCAACAAGTTCAACCTTCCATTTGTAACAACAGAGAAACCTATTTGCGAGGACAAATACTTGGCAGGAATCTCTACTACCAAGAGGCATACAGATGTCCGGAGATTATCCGGCAGCTGAATAAGGATTTGGAATTAGCAGAGATAACAGTCAACTCGTACGTCAGGTACTTTAAGTTTGGATCTATGTCTCTGATCGAGGCTCTCAGATCGTTCCTTAAAGTGCTCTGGGCAGAGGATAAACCTGACATTCAGCATCTACTGATAACTCACTTCTGTCGTTGGTACCTTCAGTGTACTGGACAGACGCTCGATTTGCAACCTGATTTGTACTACATGAGCTGGGCCATAATCACACTGAATGCTGATATTAATGGCGATCACAAAGCGAGGAAAAGGACTTGTAAAGACTTTATAAGGTACCTGTGCAGTGTGGATTGCTTCTCACAGTATGATCTGAAACAATGGAAGAACGTTTATGAATCAATCAAAACAAAGCCGCTAAAAATGTTCAGAGTAATAGCTAGATGGGACACTGCATCCAAAAAGGAAATATCGAAACCAGAGGATTCTGGCTGTAACTCATCATTTGAGACTAAAACCAACCCTACCACCACGATCTACAAAAAAGGGTCTCTCATCCGGAAAAGAGTTATGGACGAGAATGGGAGCAAACCCAAAATAGGCCAGAGAGCATGGAAACCGTTTACTGCAGTTCTACAAGGCATGGTTCTGCatctacaaaaacacacatctaaATTTTGTAAGGCAGACAACAAGAATGCCATTAGACTGCATCATGCCGTGGCGTACCCTGTAGATTACAAAAAGAGGCCTCATGCGCTGTGCCTCAGGACCGCAGACTCCAGACTCTTCTACTTCCAGGCCGAGAGTGAAGTAGAGCAGACATCATGGGTTGCGATGATTAACCGCATCGCTGCCCGTTACTCTGCTCCTCCATTCACTTCAGCTTCACATGACGAGGCAAATTACCCCCTGGTCCTACCTTCATTCCCCACCACTCTGACTCTAGAGGAGCAGCTCGAGTCCCACAAGGACCAGTTAAAGAGGGTTTCAGAACCTACAGATCCAACATTGTCTCTTAGGGATGGTACTTCTGATGATATGGAGCAGGAGGTGAAGCGCTACACAACATATGTGAGAGCGTTACAGGAGCTTACTGCAGAGAAATGTTTTTAG
- the ucn3l gene encoding urocortin 3, like: MQPMRTLLVVLAVLCTPVSSLCLRAYDSDSGFLCDGELLPSANSDEERVVNAPHDSEESSEELRERRTLPGSSYKFLSHTLLRSKMYGNGARSDRRSRVTLSLDVPTNLMNALFDIARAKNLRAKAAHNARLMAQIGKRR; encoded by the coding sequence ATGCAGCCGATGAGGACTCTTCTCGTCGTACTGGCTGTGCTCTGCACTCCGGTCTCCAGCCTGTGTTTGCGCGCGTACGACAGCGACTCGGGCTTCCTGTGCGACGGCGAGCTGCTTCCCAGCGCGAACTCTGACGAGGAGCGAGTCGTGAACGCGCCGCACGACAGCGAGGAGTCGTCCGAGGAGTTGCGGGAGAGGCGGACTTTACCCGGATCCAGCTACAAGTTTCTGAGCCACACCTTGCTCAGGAGCAAGATGTACGGCAACGGTGCGAGGAGTGACCGGCGCAGCAGGGTGACTCTGTCCCTGGACGTGCCCACCAACCTGATGAACGCGCTCTTCGACATCGCCAGAGCCAAAAACCTGCGCGCCAAAGCTGCGCACAACGCGCGCCTCATGGCGCAGATCGGCAAGAGGAGGTGA